A single genomic interval of Hemibagrus wyckioides isolate EC202008001 linkage group LG13, SWU_Hwy_1.0, whole genome shotgun sequence harbors:
- the sema4gb gene encoding semaphorin-4G, whose product MVVMTHLELPAITLTLLCSSASVLWGFPFGPVLELDVIPRTTVPFNGLLGCNHFRGQTVNYSTLLLEDGHDTLYVGAREALFALDTANISVIHTNSSIDWAASAEQKKQCLSKGRDDQTECYNYVRFLDRYNETHLYTCGTHAFRPRCAYIDVERFSFVRFEEGKDKCPYDPAKGYTGFIVDSEMYSASQYEFRSSPDIRRNFPFPNLKTEETPIRWLQEADFVGSALLRESINSSTGDDDKVYFFFTERNPEQKPYSSQTRVSRVARVCKGDIGGQRTLQRKWTSFLKARLVCSFPEYELQFNILRGVYVLEGPNVHDSIIFAIFGLEWKNVKTSAVCQYSIKDVQTAFDGPYMELQDSKWREYTGKVPDLRPGSCITDQHRAQLINSSRDLPDNLLMFARRHPLMAREIRPIGGRPLLFKKSTDYTRIAVLKVTALDGNTYNMIFTGTDDGWMHKAVQLGDQVHIIEELQLFKEPQPINNMVISYRQKSVYVSAASGVVQVPLSSCMLYTSCYGCVFARDPLCGWDGRQCVEISTYPVRSNLTQDIQMGNRGCDNITEDGFVTHRTRSVMVGHDMLLLCERRSNLAVPHWTLNGEQLQSYAVDTSYRIGTDGLLIIGAQTQHSGHYCCYGVENAVWIPIRSYMVRVQPIPPPSPHLPTDPTALPERFFTTSTLSVSPSTGSIEQPLHPLPSRPEFHTNRHMEAMYISLVAVLGGLCLVLTVVLLYVSFCTHIAPSHRKYSQHELSITPITERKRSSHVELKTISSHCNGRTDGLYAATSADGEFLQIITGDMQISPNKEPPPAPPLPMPPPLPSTEYANGLSATLPSVLRKINGNSYMLLSQMDSDMTSPLYHSFTEELNRILEKRKHTQLDMEPDESSV is encoded by the exons GGCTTCTTGGATGTAATCATTTCCGTGGTCAGACTGTAAACTACAGTACTTTGCTGCTGGAGGATGGACATGACACGTTGTATGTGGGGGCCAGAGAGGCCCTGTTTGCCCTGGACACAGCCAATATCTCAGTTATCCACACCAACAGTTCT ATCGATTGGGCTGCATCTGCAGAACAGAAGAAACAGTGCTTAAGCAAAGGAAGAGACGATCAG ACAGAATGCTACAATTATGTTCGGTTTCTTGATCGGTATAACGAGACTCACCTCTACACCTGTGGGACCCATGCCTTCCGACCTCGCTGTGCATACATA GATGTGGAGCGATTCAGCTTTGTGCGTTTTGAGGAAGGCAAAGACAAATGTCCCTATGACCCAGCCAAAGGTTACACAGGGTTCATCGTGG ATAGTGAGATGTACTCCGCCTCACAATATGAGTTTCGGAGCTCCCCTGACATTCGTCGTAACTTTCCTTTTCCCAACCTGAAGACAGAGGAGACTCCAATTAGATGGCTCCAGG AGGCGGACTTTGTTGGCTCAGCATTATTGAGAGAAAGCATCAACAGCTCCACTGGGGATGATGACAAAGTTTACTTCTTCTTCACTGAGAGAAATCCAGAGCAGAAGCCTTACTCCAGTCAGACCAGAGTGTCCAGGGTGGCCAGGGTCTGTAAG GGTGACATAGGAGGTCAAAGGACTCTTCAGAGGAAGTGGACATCCTTTTTGAAAGCCCGACTTGTGTGTTCATTTCCTGAGTATGAGTTGCAGTTTAACATCCTGCGTGGTGTGTATGTGCTGGAAGGACCTAATGTTCATGACAGTATCATCTTTGCCATCTTTGGACTTGAATG gaaAAATGTTAAAACATCTGCAGTTTGTCAATACTCCATCAAAGATGTCCAGACTGCATTCGATGGCCCCTACATGGAACTCCAAGACTCTAAATGGAGGGAATACACTGGGAAAGTTCCAGACCTTAGGCCTGGCTCA TGCATAACTGATCAGCACCGGGCTCAGCTCATAAATTCATCACGGGATCTGCCAGATAACCTGCTCATGTTTGCTCGGAGGCACCCTTTAATGGCCAGAGAAATCCGGCCAATAGGAGGGCGACCCCTACTGTTCAAAAAGAGCACTGATTATACCAGGATAGCTGTTCTTAAGGTCACTGCCTTGGATGGGAACACATACAACATGATCTTCACAGGAACAG ACGATGGGTGGATGCATAAGGCTGTACAGCTAGGAGATCAGGTGCACATCATTGAAGAGCTGCAACTGTTTAAGGAGCCACAGCCTATAAACAACATGGTTATTTCATATAGACAG aaaagtgtatatgtgagtgctGCGTCAGGAGTGGTGCAGGTGCCTCTGTCTTCCTGTATGCTGTACACCTCATGTTATGGCTGTGTGTTTGCACGAGACCCACTGTGTGGATGGGATGGAAGACAGTGCGTTGAAATATCTACATACCCTGTCAG GTCCAACTTAACTCAGGACATTCAGATGGGTAACAGAGGGTGTGACAACATCACAGAGGATG GTTTTGTGACCCATCGCACTCGTTCAGTGATGGTGGGACATGACATGCTCTTGCTTTGTGAGCGTCGTTCCAATCTGGCAGTTCCCCACTGGACTCTGAATGGTGAACAGCTGCAGAGTTATGCTGTGGACACTAGCTATCGGATTGGCACTGATGGCCTCCTCATAATCGGGGCTCAGACCCAGCACAGTGGCCATTACTGCTGTTATGGTGTGGAGAATGCTGTTTGGATTCCCATACGCAGCTACATGGTTAGGGTGCAGCCAATTCCTCCACCTTCACCCCATCTTCCCACAGATCCAACTGCCCTACCAGAGAGGTTCTTCACCACTAGCACACTGTCTGTCAGCCCCTCTACTGGATCCATAGAGCAGCCTCTGCACCCACTACCCTCCAGGCCTGAGTTCCACACCAACCGACACATGGAGGCTATGTATATTTCTTTGGTAGCTGTTTTAGGTGGCCTCTGTCTTGTGCTGACTGTGGTGCTTTTGTATGTTAGCTTCTGTACACATATTGCCCCTAGTCACAGGAAGTATTCTCAGCATGAGTTGTCCATTACCCCTATCACAGAGAGGAAACGCAGCTCTCATGTGGAGCTGAAGACAATCTCCAGCCACTGCAATGGGAGAACTGATGGGCTTTATGCAGCAACATCAGCAGATGGAGAATTCCTGCAGATTATTACAGGTGATATGCAGATCAGCCCTAACAAGGAgcctcctccagctcctccactccccatgcctcctccactgcCATCCACAGAGTACGCAAATGGCTTGTCGGCCACGTTACCAAGTGttttaaggaaaataaatgGGAACAGCTACATGCTCCTGAGTCAGATGGACTCAGATATGACCTCACCTCTTTACCATTCTTTCACAGAAGAGCTCAACAGGATCTTAgagaagagaaaacacacacagctggataTGGAGCCAGACGAAAGCTCAGTGTAG
- the mrpl43 gene encoding 39S ribosomal protein L43, mitochondrial, protein MTARGTPSRFLQSVLQNGVGRYVCQLKRVSLIFSKNGQSSLGVREFIEDGVVDFAEKNPGIVVYVSPESCRIPKIVAEYLNGNVKKELVTNKTSQQIAELITKMANQSGLDIIRIRKPFHTDSPSIQGQWHPFTNRPPSTKPVGPQAK, encoded by the exons ATGACTGCTCGAGGCACTCCTAGTCGTTTTTTACAAAGCGTTCTGCAGAACGGAGTTGGTCGATACGTGTGTCAGCTGAAACGTGTGTCTCTTATATTCTCTAAAAATGGACAGAGTTCCTTGGGGGTCAG GGAGTTTATTGAGGATGGTGTGGTTGACTTTGCCGAAAAGAACCCAGGAATTGTCGTCTACGTCTCTCCCGAGTCATGCAGAATCCCCAAAATTGTTGCTGAATATC tcaATGGTAATGTGAAGAAAGAGCTTGTCACCAATAAAACATCACAACAGATTGCAGAGCTGATTACTAAAATGGCTAATCAGTCTGGCCTGGACATCATCCGCATCCGAAAGCCTTTCCACACAGACAGCCCGAGTATACAAGGCCAGTGGCATCCTTTTACCAACCGGCCGCCCAGCACAAAACCTGTTGGCCCACAGGCTAAATGA
- the twnk gene encoding twinkle protein, mitochondrial — MWARHLLRRTACLLQGLPLGLHHRLVLRHITSSLLQYPGTRLSWSHLHGGSKSTACFNPCRTLKRDAKSSIDVPANPVTVTDIKQYLRSKGISFHDGYSCLHASSIFVETKSQMQEGAGKDSYTMFIDKMTGQFLCKETLVEGSWEDLQDCLEVMQKEGQTSISPEVLLSYSESVEEQGQREMELKEVQRIWSSSVTFTDLHEEELQLIKTMFQISKINNATLKKFGVRFFKPTKSLVFPWFSGYDLHIRGIKLLSAATKGDGRVVYTEASIPKLSNYYNLFGLPLVGRKETEMVLTGSEIDSMAVSQATGLTALALPRGVSCLPPVLLPYLEQFRKVTLWLGGDMHAWEASKMFSKKLGLKRCSLVRPGEFHPCPNEALMQGKNLARIVKASIPAAHKSIVSFKQLRDDVFGELSNVEQVAGIKWGRFPELNRILKGHRKGELTVFTGPTGSGKTTFISEYALDLCMQGVNTLWGSFEIKNVRLAKIILTQFAMQRLEESLEQYDYWADKFEELPLYFMTFHGQQNVKTVLDTMHHAVYLYDISHVIIDNLQFMMGQENLSVDKFAIQDNIIGAFRKFATNSSCHVTLIIHPRKEEDDKELQTASIFGTAKASQEADNVLILQEKKLVTCPGRRSLQVAKNRFDGDVGIFPLEFNKSSLTFSAPVRSKQKLRKVKGDKAENSETEVKEKSEKVSKSTKEPKTRKTLKEPATGKNEMNGE; from the exons ATGTGGGCGAGGCATTTACTGAGGAGGACAGCCTGCCTCTTACAAGGGCTACCTCTTGGACTTCACCATCGTCTGGTCCTGAGACACATCACCAGCTCTCTATTGCAGTATCCTGGCACGAGACTTTCTTGGTCTCATCTGCATGGAGGGTCAAAGTCCACCGCGTGCTTCAATCCCTGCAGAACATTAAAAAGAGATGCAAAGTCTTCAATAGACGTTCCTGCCAATCCAGTTACAGTCACAGACATCAAGCAGTATCTGAGGTCCAAGGGCATTTCATTTCATGATGGTTATAGCTGCTTACACGCTAGCAGTATTTTTGTAGAGACAAAATCACAGATGCAGGAAGGAGCTGGGAAAGACAGCTACACAATGTTTATTGACAAAATGACCGGGCAATTTCTCTGTAAAGAGACTCTAGTAGAAGGAAGCTGGGAAGATCTGCAGGACTGTCTGGAGGTGATGCAGAAAGAGGGACAAACTTCAATCAGCCCGGAGGTTTTGTTGAGCTACTCAGAGAGTGTGGAGGAACAGGGGCAGAGGGAGATGGAACTGAAGGAGGTGCAGAGGATTTGGAGCAGCTCTGTGACGTTCACAGATCTCCACGAAGAGGAATTGCAGCTCATCAAAACTATGTTCCAGATCAGTAAGATTAACAACGCAACTTTAAAGAAGTTTGGGGTGAGATTCTTTAAACCAACTAAAAGCCTTGTGTTTCCTTGGTTTAGTGGGTATGACTTACACATCCGTGGCATAAAACTGCTCTCTGCTGCCACTAAAGGTGATGGCCGGGTAGTTTATACAGAAGCTAGTATTCCGAAATTATCCAATTACTACAACCTCTTTGGCCTTCCCTTAGTAGGACGGAAGGAAACGGAGATGGTACTCACAGGAAGTGAGATTGACAGTATGGCGGTGAGTCAGGCCACTGGCCTGACTGCTTTAGCCTTGCCACGGGGAGTTAGTTGTCTGCCCCCAGTACTTCTTCCTTACCTAGAGCAGTTCAGGAAGGTTACACTGTGGCTAGGAGGGGATATGCATGCTTGGGAGGCttcaaaaatgttttcaaaGAAACTAGGATTGAAGCGCTGTTCTCTTGTGCGACCGGGAGAATTTCACCCGTGTCCTAATGAGGCACTGATGCAAGGCAAGAACCTTGCACGTATTGTTAAGGCATCCATCCCTGCTGCCCACAAGTCTATAGTGTCCTTTAAGCAGCTCAGGGATGATGTGTTTGGAGAGTTGTCCAATGTGGAGCAGGTGGCAGGAATAAAGTGGGGCCGGTTTCCTGAGCTCAATCGAATCCTTAAAGGCCATCGGAAGGGGGAGCTGACAGTATTCACAG GTCCCACTGGCAGTGGGAAGACCACCTTCATCAGTGAGTATGCACTTGACCTGTGTATGCAGGGAGTGAACACACTGTGGGGCAGCTTTGAGATCAAGAACGTACGTTTGGCCAAAATCATCCTGACACAGTTCGCTATGCAGAGACTGGAGGAAAGCTTGGAGCAGTATGACTACTGGGCTGACAAGTTTGAGGAGCTTCCACTTTACTTTATGACCTTCCATGGACAACAGAATGTTAA GACAGTGCTTGACACCATGCATCATGCTGTTTACCTCTACGACATCAGTCACGTGATCATCGACAATCTGCAGTTTATGATGGGGCAGGAGAACCTGTCTGTGGACAA GTTTGCAATACAAGACAACATTATTGGAGCTTTCAGAAAATTTGCAACAAACAGCAGCTGCCATGTGACCCTGATCATCCATCCAAGAAAAGAGGAAGATGACAAAGAACTTCAAACAGCATCCATTTTTGGCACAGCTAAG GCTAGTCAGGAGGCTGACAATGTGCTTATCCTTCAGGAGAAAAAGCTTGTTACTTGTCCTGGACGCAGATCCTTGCAGGTGGCCAAGAACCGCTTCGATGGAGATGTGGGGATTTTCCCTCTGGAGTTCAACAAGTCTTCACTTACTTTCTCAGCCCCAGTCAGGAGCAAGCAAAAACTGCGCAAGGTCAAAGGGGACAAGGCTGAGAACTCAGAGACTGAAGTCAAGGAGAAAAGTGAGAAAGTctcaaagtctacaaaagaaCCTAAAACCCGCAAAACACTGAAGGAGCCAGCAACCGgaaagaatgaaatgaatggAGAATGA
- the galk1 gene encoding galactokinase — protein sequence MTGRSPVEDVEALVAEARRVYRDNFGEDPCVAVCAPGRVNLIGEHTDYNEGFVLPTALHLVTVMVGSSTSGQSCSVVTIAESADEPRRVHFNLPTDSAPLTGGQPFWANYVKGVVQHYRAQPLPAFKAVIASSVPLGGGLSSSASLEVAVYTFLQQLCPDDGDKIAKALACQKAEHTHAGVPCGIMDQFISVLGKEGHALLIDCRSLEATAVPLADPGLVILITNSNVKHALTGSEYPSRRKQCEEAAAIMGKSSLRDATLQDLEDAKDRLDSVTYRRVRHVIEETERTAKAAEALKRGAYQEFGKLMVESHNSLRDLYEVSCPELDVLVTAAMEVDGVFGSRMTGGGFGGCTVSLLQSDATERTMKHIKERYSGSPTFYITTPSDGARVLSVFN from the exons ATGACCGGAAGGAGTCCAGTGGAGGATGTGGAGGCTTTAGTGGCGGAGGCGCGTCGTGTTTATCGCGACAACTTCGGTGAAGATCCGTGTGTTGCGGTCTGCGCTCCGGGTCGGGTCAACTTAATCGGAGAGCACACCGATTATAATGAAGGATTTGTTCTACCAACG GCTTTGCACCTAGTAACAGTAATGGTGGGCAGCAGCACCTCTGGCCAGAGCTGTTCTGTTGTGACCATTGCAGAATCTGCAGATGAGCCAAGAAGAGTGCACTTTAATCTACCAACAGACAGTGCGCCTCTGACAGGAGGACAGCCCTTCTGGGCCAATTACGTTAAAGGCGTGGTGCAACATTACAGAG CCCAGCCCCTGCCTGCATTTAAAGCTGTGATAGCCAGCAGTGTGCCACTCGGGGGTGGATTGTCCAGCTCAGCTTCACTTGAAGTTGCAGTGTACACATTCCTCCAGCAGCTTTGTCCAG ATGATGGGGATAAGATAGCGAAGGCACTAGCTTGCCAGAAGGCAGAGCATACTCATGCTGGAGTACCCTGTGGTATTATGGACCAGTTTATTTCAGTGCTAGGCAAAGAAGGCCATGCGTTGCTTATTGACTGCAG ATCATTGGAGGCCACTGCTGTTCCCCTGGCTGATCCTGGTCTGGTCATCCTTATCACAAATTCCAATGTGAAGCATGCACTCACAGGAAGTGAGTATCCCAGCAGACGAAAACAGTGTGAGGAGGCAGCAGCCATTATGGGCAAGAGCAGTCTAAGAGATGCCACACTGCAAGATCTGGAAG ATGCCAAAGACCGATTGGACAGTGTAACGTATAGACGAGTACGCCATGTGATCGAAGAGACTGAACGTACTGCAAAGGCAGCTGAGGCTCTTAAAAGAGGAGCTTATCAAGAGTTTGGAAAACTAATGGTGGAGAGCCACAATTCCCTCAG AGATCTTTATGAGGTTAGCTGTCCAGAGCTGGATGTGCTGGTAactgcagcaatggaggttgatgGAGTCTTTGGGAGTCGCATGACAGGAGGAGGGTTTGGTGGATGTACAGTTTCTCTGCTTCAGTCTGATGCCACTGAGAGAACTATGAAGCACATAAAG GAGAGATATAGCGGATCTCCAACCTTTTACATAACTACCCCATCAGATGGAGCTCGGGTCCTCAGTGTATTTAATTAG